gccGGGCCTACCTGGGCCAGGGGGATGACCCTCTCCATGCGGAGCATGCGGTCCCGCAGGGCCTGCAGCTCCCCGTCCTtgctgctgttctgcagcttcacCTCCTGCAGAATCCCCGTCATGTTCTGCAGCTTCACCTCCTGCAGAATCTCCGTCAGCTTGTCGATGTGGGCCTGGAGGTCCTCCACCTCCGCCCCTCGGGCTTCCTCctcactgccaccaccactgccagctccacctccttcCTCCTCACCTACAGTGTCCCAGACATCCCGGGCCACAGCCCTCCAGGCATCTCCGGGGCCTTCTGGCTTGCCATAGGTGCGACACAGCTCCCGCATCTTGAGGGCGGCCAGGGCCTCAATCTCAGCCCGCCCGTGGCGGAAGTCAGCCAGGGCCACCTCGTAGCAGATCTCCTTCACCGCCTGCATCTTCAGGTCAGCCATGGTGGCCCAGCGGGGGTCTTTGCCCTGCAGCCTGCGTCGCTGGGGGATCTGATAAACCCCGCGAGGGCCCCTGCGCTTGCCACTGCTAGGCAGGCCACAGCGTTTGACAATGGTCTGGACCGTGGTGGGCGGCAGCTGCTCCCGCAAGGAGGAGATGAGCCTCCAGCTCTCTTCACAAGAGCGCTTGTCAGAGTCATCCCCGCTGTCTGAGTCCACATACTGcggccagagaaagaaagaggaagagagggctAAGGACATCCAGAGCCCACGTGTCTTGGCCCAGTGTGTCCTAAGGACACTGGAAACACGCCCATCAGGgagcctg
The sequence above is drawn from the Symphalangus syndactylus isolate Jambi chromosome 20, NHGRI_mSymSyn1-v2.1_pri, whole genome shotgun sequence genome and encodes:
- the LOC129469642 gene encoding kinesin-like protein KIF1C, which translates into the protein MISRFFEGYTFQKYVDSDSGDDSDKRSCEESWRLISSLREQLPPTTVQTIVKRCGLPSSGKRRGPRGVYQIPQRRRLQGKDPRWATMADLKMQAVKEICYEVALADFRHGRAEIEALAALKMRELCRTYGKPEGPGDAWRAVARDVWDTVGEEEGGGAGSGGGSEEEARGAEVEDLQAHIDKLTEILQEVKLQNSSKDGELQALRDRMLRMERVIPLAQDHEDENEEGGEVPWAPPEGSEAAEEAAPSDGMPSAQPPRHHCQAGSGCHGSWRRTLPSVVVVFAGSSRSSYGCRDCRARGRGGGLRRPPARFVPPTTPPLPAGLRVPEGPTIPSGTPWMEGADPGERVLHSLNPSTSSPKSTTLIPSYPNPTQPSSPQGPATPHTLLPHE